In Oncorhynchus keta strain PuntledgeMale-10-30-2019 chromosome 19, Oket_V2, whole genome shotgun sequence, a single genomic region encodes these proteins:
- the LOC118375738 gene encoding basic leucine zipper transcriptional factor ATF-like, protein MAHGSDSSDSSCVKSPSPASSRQGSSDNIKKVMRREKNRIAAQKSRMRQTQKADSLHLESENLEKENAALRKEVKRLTEEAKYLSSVLTTHEPLCSGLAPQTTHDLLYSPHHHGSTAFHHSIAVSHYQH, encoded by the exons ATGGCTCATGGTTCTGACAGTAGTGATTCCAGTTGTGTCAAATCCCCTTCGCCAGCGAGCAGCAGGCAG GGCTCCTCAGACAATATAAAGAAAGTAATGAGAAGAGAGAAGAATCGTATCGCTGCCCAGAAGAGCAGGATGAGACAGACCCAGAAGGCAGACAGTCTACACCTG GAGAGTGAGAACCTAGAGAAGGAGAACGCAGCACTGAGGAAGGAGGTGAAGAGACTAACAGAAGAGGCCAAGTATCTCTCTTCCGTCCTGACTACCCATGAGCCTCTCTGCAGCGGCCTGGCCCCTCAGACGACCCATGACCTCCTGTactccccccaccaccacgggAGCACTGCCTTCCACCACAGTATTGCTGTGTCTCACTACCAACACTGA